The DNA sequence ACTCGGAATGCCATCGGGACCAGGAGCTGTAGATGGTTTAaggcttttgaggcacttttctaCTGTGCGTATATCAAACGTAGGAATGGTGTAATCAATCATGTTTAGAGGTGTGTAAGATGTGGCCCTTGAGATCACCGTTTGATCTACAATTGGGGTGGAGAAGGCATCGGAAAATCGTTcagcaaaaatgttgcaaatatcTTCGGGTGACGTGCCCACGGAATCATTATATTTGATTGTGCATGGAACTACGTTTGAGCGTCGTCTGCTGTCGATGAAGCGCCAAAATTTGCGGGGATGTCGGAGAAGGTACCTTTCGATTGAAGATAtatattgcttatatcttgatCGGTTATACTGACGGTATGCATGTATGGCGTTGTTACGATTTTCCCTAGTGATATTACTTCTCAAAAAACGGTGTCGACTaatggctttgtttttggctcGTTTGAGGATGATAAGCCTGTTATTACTCCATgctggagagcgtttctggTGCATAATTGGCGTACAGGATTGTAGAGCATCTTTCATGAAAACTTACTGGTATAGGAAAGATCGGTGTGCAAAATACCCAAATGGCAAAGGCGTTAGTATCATCGTAAGGAAGAACGTTCATGGAACAAGTTTATTTTCTAGTGCTCGAACATATTACGGAAAATCAGGTTATATGCGTTTTGATATGAAAAGGTTGCCGGGTAACATGGTGTTAGCAGATCCTAATTTTTACAAGAAGGGACCGATCGATCTGTTATTGGGTGCGGAGTATTTTGTGGACATTCTTCAGCACGAGTGTAAAATTGTTCCAGCATGTAGTGATCACCCGAGTTTCGTGAAGACTGTGTTTGGTTGGGTTGCGTCTGGCAGAACAAGTTTTCCGAAGAACCAGCAAGCCGCATGTCATCTTGTCACCGCTGAGCCGTCGTTGGAAAATTTGACGGAATGTTTGGAGCGTATTTGGACCATTGAGGAGCTACCAGACAAACCTCAATTTTCGCAACAGGAGAAGGATTGTGAGGAGAGTTTTGCTCAATTTCATCATCGTGACGACGAAGGCAGGTATGTAGTTAATCTGTCTTTTAAGATTGGCGAGCGTGAGCCATTAGGCGAGTCGAAGCAGTGTGCGACCAAAAGGTTTCTGCAGTTGGAGCGGCGTTTGAAAAGGGATCCGTCGTTGGGACGAGATTATACTGCAGTGATTGCCGACTACATTATTCAAGGTTTTTTGAAGAAAGTAGCTATCGACGAAGTCGGTGATGATCAACAGCAGGGTTTCTATCTTCCTCATCACCCGGTTATCAAAAGAGCTAGCACCACCACGAAGGTAAGGGTTCGATGGCGTCGATGGGTCCGCCAAAACATCTAATGGTGTTTCGCTTAATGAGGCCTTACTGAAAGGGCCTGTCATTCAGGATTCATTATTGGACATATTATTACGATTTCGTGTGAAAACGTTTGCATTGGTGGCGGATATTAAACGAATGTATCTGCAAGTAAAGGTAGATCTGAAGCATACGCGTTACCAGCGTATATAATGGCGCGAGGATCCAGCATTACCGATAGAGGTGTATGAGCTACAACGTGTTACTTTTGGTCTGACTCCATCGTCATTCTTAGCAACCAGGGTTTAAAGCAGCTGGCGATTGACAAAGGGGACGCCTTCCCTAGAGCTCAGCAAGCGTTGCTACAAGATTTTTATGTGGACGATTTCTTGCGAGAAGCAGAcaatgaagaagaagcacGGCAGCTGGTCGATGAATTGATAAAACTCATGGCGAAAGGAGGATTCCATGCGCAAAAATGGAATTCTAATTCATCTGCTGTTCTGGCACAAGTGGCCTCTGATGATTGGCCACGTGCAAATGTAGTGAAGCTGAGCTCTGAAGAGCCGGTAAAAACCTTGGGTTTATCCTGGCAACCCCAAGATGACGAATTGTTCGTTGAGGCCAGCATTCCTGTATCTGATGATCCATGGACCCGGCGACGCGTATACACCATGGTGGCTAGATTGTTCGATCCTCTTGGCCTTCTAGCACCAGTTACCGCATGGGCGAAGATCCAGATGCTGGCTTTATGGATAGCTACCGACGATTGGGACGACCCTACAAACAAAGAGCGGGATATTTTGtcatggtgtgtgtaaaaaccttGAGTTAAGCGGAGAAACGGTGTGAAATACAAGGAtgcgagagcgcgttttggtttctacacattTGTGACACTAACACAGTTACAAATGTGTGCGTTTACTTTCCGCCAGTGCGctcagtttgatctgctcGCAACGCTCTGCTGATATCCGTGTCTCGCTTGCTCTGCTGCACCGAAAGTTCCtctgtgtgctctcgttcttgctaccacatgaaatcgtcagtacagctcaaggatcCGCAGCGAGCGGCCGCACGTGTGTCAACCTAAGTCCTGGACGATTgttgttatgattttgtaaagtgttcaagtgttcaagtgttgtgcgaattgaaatgaagctgcgcgaatgattcgtaatgcatgttatgtacatcgcgcagcctcatttcgtacctttttAACAGTAATCAACGTGTAAAAAAGGATCTACGCAGATATTCGGCCACTTCAACGTTTGCATCCATGGAGtgatcgattttattttagtttaatattgtgtatgtaaatgtgtgaaatcgtgtaTAGTTATgtgaatgtttcaataaagtgcaaaaaaaaagatctacgcgtgtttgtgtttttgtttagctttagataacaaaaaaatacgcagcgagtatgagcgatcgctgaacgaaagaaacgcacaaagcgcaacacgaaagaaacaaacacaagcacacgaaaggatgcTAGCGCATGGGCGCGAGCattgagagagcgcaccgtgtattTTGTATGGAAGCGGGAGAGAATCGTGGAACCCGTTCCCTCccccttttttaagcctaggaaatcttccatcggcttaactctaggtttttacgcacaccatgataaaaattacgCGCTCTTTGCCCGTAGGGGAACCAATACCGACGCAAATAGAACTCCTGTGGAACCAGTTCCAGGATCAGCTACCCCGTTTGAAGGAAATCAAATTTGCGCGGCATGTGGTTATCAGCAATCCGGTGAGTGTccaatttcattgtttttctGATGCTTCAGAGGCGGTGTATGGTGCCTGTGTTTACCTTCGATCAATGGACGGCGATGGTCACGTCAATGTGGAGCTAGTAGCAGCGAAATCCAGGCCTAGCCCCTTTGAAGAAAATTAGTCTTGCCAGACTAGAGCTGTGTGGAGCAGTATTAGCTACGAACTTGAGAAAGTGTATCGGCAGAGCGCTCAAGATGGAGGAGGCTGAAACCTTCATGTGAACGGATTCCACAATTGTTTTGCAGTGGCTGCGATCACCTTCTTACACGTGGGCTACATTTGTAGCGAACCGCGTCTCGGCGGTACAGGATAATGGAAAGGGCTATACATGGCTACACGTCAGAGGCAGTGAGAATCTGGCGGACATCGTTTCTCGTGGGGGCTTCCGAGTGAAATGATAGTATCAGTTTCGTGGTTCCACGGTCCTTCTTGGTTGATGTCTTCAGAGGACAAGTGGAGAAAGTCGATGCCGTTGGATCCCCCTGACGAAGGCGACCTTGAAAGGAAGCGAAAGGTCTTGGTAGCAGTTAGCAGCGAAAGGACTGAGGAATGGGCTGAGAGGTTTTCGCAGTTTTGGAGATGCCTCAAAGTGACAGCCTACTGCCTCAGATTTGTAAAAGGATGCAGAAAGTCCGGCGAAGTGTATCCAAGTAAGTGTCTAACTATGTTTGAAATCGTTGCAGCTGAGATGGTTTTAGTGAAGATGCTTCAACAAGAACACTTCGTAGTGGAGATAAAGGAGCTAGCGAGTGGGCGTGTCATTCCACCGAGCtctaaattgaagaaattggGAGCATTTCTGGATAAAGAAGGATTGTTGCGGGTTGGTGGACGTTTGTCACAACTAGCAATTCCTTATACGGAGAAGCATCCTCTGATTCTGCCTGGCAGCGCACATCTGACAAAGTTACTGGCACCTGTGTACCACCTTCGAGCTATGCATGGTGGTCCGAGAGCAACGTTGGCAGCTATGAGACGAGAATTTTGGCCAATCAACGGGAGGAGCGTGGTGAACGGCGTTTGCAGAAACtgtgttatttgtttcaaagcGGCACCCACGACAGTGACACAACCTACAGGACAGCTACCGGAACCGCGTGCTACTGCTTCTCGACCGTTCTAAGTGGTTGGCATGGACTACTGTGGACCATTCTATTTGCGACCGGTGCATCGGCGGGCGGTGGCGCAAAAGAGCTACATGGTAGTCTTCGTTTGCTTTTCGGTGAAAGCAATACATCTGGAGTTGGTGGAGAACTTATCGACGGCAGCGTTTATGGCATTTCGTCGGTTTGTTTCCCGGCGTGGTCTTCCATCCAAGGTCTACTCGGATAATGGGCTCAACTTTCATGGCGCCAGCAGTGAGCTGAAAGAGTTTTATGAACTCCTGAACGAACCAGAGAATCAACAACGTATCCAGAATGCAGCTCTCCAAGATGACATCGAGTGGCATATCATCCCGCCACATGCTCCGAATTTCGGTGGTTTGTGGGAGGCGGCCGTAAAGTCTGCTAAGCGGATCCTGTGGATGGTGCTGGGCAACCAGAGACTTTCTTTTCCTGAGATGACAACGGTATTAACGCAGATCGAGGCGCAGCTGAACAGCCGTCCTTTGACTCCACTATCCGAAGACCCATCGGAAATGAATGTCCTTACGCCAGGTCATTTCTTGATTGGGGCACCCCTGACGGCGTTACCCGAGAAGGATGTCTCCAATCAACATGAAAATCGTCTGCGTCGTTATGAACTGCTTCAGCGATTGGTCCAGATGCACTGGAAGCGATGGCATCGAGAATATTTAAGTGAACTACACAATTATGGGCAATGTGTATCGCCTGTTAAAAGAGTTGAAGAGGGACAGGTAGTTCTTTTGAAGGAGGATAATGTGCCAGTTTGTGAATGGCCAATGGGAAGGATCGAGAATACTTTTGTAGGGCCAGATCAGATTGTACGAGTAATTAAAGTGTGTACTCAGAAAGGCAGTTATACCCGACCAACTTCAaagatttgtatttttccaaTTGAGGGGTAAATTTATCCTAAATTTAGAGGGGCGCCATGTTTGGATTTGAATTTaccatacattttgtttagGAGAACTTGCTGCTTGGGTCATATTTTGACAGCTCAGTGAGGGATACAATTCCGATCCGTACGGAATGATCGATTCCGCGATGACGCTCATCACTACCATTTTTTTGTAAGGAGAAGACAGACGCTTCGTGAACTCGAGAAGAGAAAGACGTACTTCTGCGCAACACTAAAAACATCACCGATTTTGTTCAGCCATTTTTCTTTAACTTCACTAAAACTTGTAATTTAGTAACACAACGTAGgactaaaataaaactagCAAACGTAATCAAACCCGTATAAACACAGGTCAATGAATTTGTCATATTGTTTTTGtaagttttgtttgcaaataatTGCCTCTGCACTTTGCGTTTATTTGTTATATGACTTCGAAAATGTAAGAATTGCCTGTATATAGAATTGCGTGGCCGTTTccctttttatttctttctatttcttctttgTTGTGCGgctttgttaaaaaaatattttgaaaatttctttCGACGTTGCTTGCaaattttcttaaaaaaatagatCCAATGATTCCCGTTACCAAAAGAACCTCCACTTTGTGAAATTTCTCACAATATATAAATTTTCCAATGTACAAGCGTACTTACATTGAACCTATAGTTTGAACATATCTTCCATCGAAACTTGACAACGTTATTTTATCGGTATAATTAATAGCCGATTCTCCAAACATTTTAGCTGCATCCCAGATCAGCACATTGAAACAACCTCCAGAGTCTATTGAATAGTTTAGCTCGATTTTTTCACGATGCTCGGATAAAATATTAGCCATTGGTTTTCCTTCATTTGTGAAAATAACTTGTTGCGAAGCAACCGATTCCTTCTACCCAGAGATCAATCAAAACGTTTTTCAGCCGAAATTAGaaatgtgtataatttattaatatttcgCGAGGTGGCGCTAAAAAATCCCGTGCGTATGCTCGGGTGCGCGAAGGAATCTGCTCGTCATCGTGCTGCGCCGGTCATTCCCCCGTTAGGGCTTCGGTTCGTTCCGTCGCTGGTCGGTTTTCGATAAACCGATTGATTTCGAAGCGACCGGCAGTGCCCTCTATCGCGTGACCCGTGCAAGGAGGCTTTTGCATCTGAATTGACGGTTGACGGCGTCAACACTGGCCCCCAGTGTTTGTAAACATTGCAAACACTTTCATGCGGATACGTCAATTACTGCTATCTTGACAGCCGgcctttcgattatttttccGGATGCCGTTTGCACGTGTACTCGTCTGACCGCGCCGTCTCTCGATGCGATGGCTCGAACTATGCGTCCCTTTGGCCAGCATCCGCGCGGGAGTGTTTCGTCGACGATTAGCACCACGTCGCCCACCGTAATAGGTTTCACGGTGTCAAACCACTTGGTCCGCTTGGTAAGA is a window from the Anopheles merus strain MAF chromosome X, AmerM5.1, whole genome shotgun sequence genome containing:
- the LOC121597275 gene encoding uncharacterized protein LOC121597275, whose translation is MDYCGPFYLRPVHRRAVAQKSYMVVFVCFSVKAIHLELVENLSTAAFMAFRRFVSRRGLPSKVYSDNGLNFHGASSELKEFYELLNEPENQQRIQNAALQDDIEWHIIPPHAPNFGGLWEAAVKSAKRILWMVLGNQRLSFPEMTTVLTQIEAQLNSRPLTPLSEDPSEMNVLTPGHFLIGAPLTALPEKDVSNQHENRLRRYELLQRLVQMHWKRWHREYLSELHNYGQCVSPVKRVEEGQLSEGYNSDPYGMIDSAMTLITTIFL